One genomic segment of Sminthopsis crassicaudata isolate SCR6 chromosome 4, ASM4859323v1, whole genome shotgun sequence includes these proteins:
- the FUCA2 gene encoding plasma alpha-L-fucosidase, translating into MGRRESSARLWAALSAGRPLLPFLLLQLLLPGCSAEPKRYKPTWESLDARELPAWFDEAKFGIFIHWGVYTVPSFGSEWFWWYWKGLKLPKFVNFMNANYPPGFTYEEFASEFKGTFFNASEWADILESSGAKYIVLTTKHHEGFNLWKSSNSWNWNSVDRGPRRDIVKEMEVAIKNKTKLHFGLYYSLFEWFNPLFLKDQANVFQTRYYPSSKCLPDLYDLVNTYKPEILWADGDGNAPDTYWNSTGFLAWLYNDSPVRDTVVTNDRWGLNNICKHGGFYTCTDRFNPGYLLPHKWENCLTIDKQSWSYRRNALLSDYLTIEEIVEQLMQTVSCGGNFLMNISPTKDGIISPIYEERLRQIGSWMQVNGESIYGSKPWRAQNDTITPRVWYTSKPKENLVYAMFLQWPSSRILVLGQPTATFRAIEVKLLGYEHPLKWTSLPNHGIVVELPQLTLDELPCKWGWSLEMKNVN; encoded by the exons ATGGGAAGGCGCGAGAGCTCTGCCAGGCTGTGGGCCGCATTGTCTGCCGGCCGGCCTCTGCTGCCGTTCCTGTTGCTCCAGCTCCTCCTGCCAGGATGCTCCGCTGAACCCAAGCGCTACAAACCCACCTGGGAGTCTCTGGACGCCCGCGAGCTCCCCGCCTGGTTCGATGAGGCGAAGTTCGGCATCTTCATTCACTGGGGAGTATATACTGTACCCAGCTTCGGGAGCGAGTGGTTCTG gtGGTATTGGAAAGGGTTAAAATTACCAAAGTTTGTAAACTTTATGAATGCTAACTATCCTCCTGGATTCACATATGAGGAATTTGCATCAGAATTTAAAGGAACATTTTTTAATGCCAGTGAGTGGGCAGATATTTTGGAGTCCTCTGGTGCCAAGTACATTGTCTTAACTACCAAACATCATGAAG GTTTCAATCTTTGGAAATCTAGTAATTCATGGAATTGGAATTCTGTTGATAGAGGGCCAAGAAGGGACATTgtaaaagaaatggaagtagcCATTAAAAATAAGACCAAGTTGCACTTTGGCCTGTACTACTCCCTGTTTGAATGGTTCAATCCCCTTTTCCTTAAGGATCAAGCTAATGTCTTTCAAACAAGATATTACCCATCCTCTAAGTGTCTGCCTGATCTCTATGACTTAGTGAACACATACAAACCTGAAATTCTCTGGGCAGATGGTGATGGAAATGCACCAGATACCTACTGGAACAGCACTGGCTTCCTGGCCTGGTTATATAATGACAG ccCAGTTCGGGATACTGTTGTAACCAATGATCGCTGGGGCCTCAATAACATCTGCAAGCATGGTGGCTTCTATACCTGCACTGACCGTTTTAACCCTGGATATCTCTTGCCTCACAAGTGGGAAAATTGTTTGACAATAGACAAGCAATCTTGGAGTTACAGAAGGAATGCTCTACTATCTGATTATCTCACAATTGAAGAAATAGTGGAG CAACTTATGCAAACAGTTTCATGTGGAGGAAACTTTTTGATGAATATTAGTCCCACAAAAGATGGCATTATTTCTCCAATATATGAAGAACGTTTGAGGCAAATAGGAAGCTGGATGCAAGTCAATGGGGAATCCATTTATGGAAGCAAACCTTGGCGAGCACAGAATGACACTATCACACCTAGAGtctg gtatacatCGAAACCTAAAGAAAATCTGGTCTATGCTATGTTCCTTCAGTGGCCATCGTCAAGGATACTGGTACTTGGCCAGCCCACAGCAACTTTTAGGGCAATAGAA GTGAAATTACTGGGTTATGAACATCCACTTAAATGGACTTCTTTGCCGAATCATGGAATAGTGGTGGAACTTCCACAGCTAACTCTTGATGAACTGCCATGTAAATGGGGTTGGTCTctagaaatgaaaaatgtaaactGA